The following proteins are co-located in the Spirosoma montaniterrae genome:
- the murC gene encoding UDP-N-acetylmuramate--L-alanine ligase codes for MTVDSFKYIYFLGIGGIGMSALARWFVVNGYPVAGYDKTPTALTDALQAEGMTVHFSEDVEQIPAVFRENPADTLVIYTPAVPKTHAEYIYLTENGFTLKKRSQVLGLLAGQMTTVGVAGTHGKTTTSSMVAHILRDAGVNCAAFLGGITNNYGSNFLLNEPTENLRDVVCVVEADEFDRSFLTLFPKLAIVTSTDADHLDIYGAHDAVLESFGTFVSQIEPGGTLFMKSGLSLADKTKATVRPYSLYDGDYRSQNLRIENAAFVFDLVYPQGVISDIALPIPGFHNVENAIAAGAVALELGVSPEAIRSALNTYRGVRRRFEYILKTDEVVLIDDYAHHPEEVRAFLSSVKALYPDRELTAVFQPHLFSRTRDFADGFAESLSLADHVILLDIYPARELPIDGVTSDLIFRNVRSKTKRQSTRAELSDVVRERRPQLLVTIGAGDIDQLLPTLKTTLETNK; via the coding sequence ATGACAGTTGACTCGTTCAAATACATTTATTTTCTTGGTATTGGCGGCATTGGCATGAGTGCGCTGGCCCGTTGGTTTGTGGTCAACGGCTATCCAGTAGCTGGGTACGACAAAACGCCAACGGCTCTGACCGACGCGCTACAGGCCGAAGGCATGACCGTTCACTTCAGCGAAGACGTTGAACAAATTCCGGCAGTGTTTCGCGAGAACCCCGCCGATACGCTCGTGATTTATACGCCCGCCGTGCCGAAAACCCATGCTGAATACATTTACCTGACAGAGAACGGGTTTACGCTTAAAAAGCGGTCGCAGGTGCTGGGCTTGCTGGCCGGGCAAATGACAACAGTGGGCGTAGCCGGTACGCACGGTAAAACCACTACGTCGTCGATGGTGGCGCATATTCTGCGTGATGCAGGCGTTAACTGTGCGGCTTTTCTGGGCGGCATCACCAATAATTATGGCTCTAACTTCCTGCTCAACGAACCAACCGAGAACCTGCGCGACGTGGTGTGTGTAGTGGAAGCCGACGAGTTCGACCGCTCTTTTCTGACGCTGTTCCCGAAACTCGCCATTGTCACCTCCACCGACGCCGACCATTTAGACATTTATGGGGCGCATGATGCCGTGCTCGAGTCGTTCGGTACGTTCGTGAGTCAGATTGAGCCGGGTGGTACGCTGTTCATGAAAAGCGGCTTATCGCTGGCCGATAAAACTAAGGCTACCGTTCGGCCTTATTCACTCTACGATGGTGACTACCGGAGCCAGAATCTGCGTATCGAAAACGCGGCTTTCGTTTTCGATCTGGTGTATCCGCAGGGGGTTATTAGCGATATTGCCTTGCCGATACCAGGTTTTCACAACGTCGAAAATGCCATAGCTGCCGGGGCCGTTGCGCTCGAACTGGGCGTATCGCCCGAAGCCATCCGCTCGGCTCTCAACACGTATCGGGGCGTTCGCCGGCGGTTCGAGTACATCCTGAAAACCGACGAAGTTGTGCTGATCGACGATTACGCGCATCATCCTGAAGAGGTACGAGCGTTTCTGTCGTCGGTGAAGGCGTTGTATCCCGACCGTGAGCTAACGGCGGTGTTTCAACCGCACCTCTTCAGCCGAACGCGCGACTTTGCCGACGGGTTTGCCGAGAGCCTGTCGCTGGCCGATCATGTGATTTTGCTGGATATTTACCCGGCGCGTGAGTTACCCATCGACGGTGTTACGTCAGACCTGATCTTTCGGAACGTTCGCTCGAAAACGAAACGACAAAGTACCAGAGCCGAACTATCTGACGTTGTGCGGGAAAGACGCCCTCAACTGCTCGTAACTATCGGTGCCGGTGACATCGACCAATTGCTACCTACCCTGAAGACAACTTTAGAGACCAATAAATAA
- the murG gene encoding undecaprenyldiphospho-muramoylpentapeptide beta-N-acetylglucosaminyltransferase, which yields MNVIISGGGTGGHIYPAIAIANELKAIDPATEILFVGAEGKMEMEKVPRAGYRIEGLPVVGIKRELTLDNLAFPLKLGRSLLRARQIVSRFQPDVAVGVGGYASGPTLLAASLAGVPTLIQEQNSYAGLTNKVLARWAKRICVAYPGMDAFFDADKIRLTGNPVRSDIQFADQQAEAGRALFGLNSGRPTLLIIGGSQGARTINESIEAGIRRFIDAGIQVIWQTGPAFIERAQAAVTATGSALVKAYDFIYDIDKAYGVADVVVSRAGALSVSELCLVGRPAILVPFPAAAEDHQTKNAMALVERSAALLVRDQEARQQLITTTLDLFANPARQQQLRTEIKTLARPNAAREIAEEVRKLAGM from the coding sequence ATGAACGTAATTATCAGCGGAGGTGGAACGGGCGGACACATTTACCCGGCCATCGCCATCGCCAACGAGTTGAAAGCAATTGACCCTGCTACGGAGATTTTGTTTGTAGGGGCTGAGGGCAAGATGGAGATGGAGAAAGTGCCGCGCGCAGGCTACCGAATCGAAGGTTTGCCCGTGGTAGGCATCAAACGGGAACTGACGCTCGACAATCTGGCATTTCCGCTAAAGCTTGGACGTAGTTTGCTGCGGGCGCGGCAGATCGTAAGCCGTTTTCAGCCCGACGTGGCCGTGGGTGTAGGCGGCTATGCCAGTGGTCCAACGTTGCTGGCGGCTTCGCTGGCGGGCGTACCCACGCTGATTCAGGAGCAAAACTCCTATGCGGGCCTGACCAACAAAGTGCTGGCTCGCTGGGCAAAGCGCATTTGTGTAGCCTATCCGGGCATGGACGCTTTTTTCGATGCCGACAAAATTCGGTTGACCGGCAATCCGGTTCGGAGCGACATACAGTTTGCCGATCAACAGGCGGAGGCAGGCCGGGCGTTGTTCGGGCTGAATTCGGGGCGGCCAACGCTGCTGATTATTGGCGGTAGTCAGGGTGCCCGAACCATTAATGAGAGTATAGAAGCTGGCATCCGGCGTTTTATCGATGCGGGCATTCAGGTAATCTGGCAAACTGGCCCGGCGTTTATTGAGCGGGCGCAGGCGGCTGTAACCGCAACCGGGTCGGCGTTGGTGAAGGCGTATGATTTTATCTATGACATAGACAAAGCCTATGGCGTAGCCGACGTGGTGGTGTCGCGGGCGGGGGCGTTGTCGGTATCGGAGTTGTGTCTGGTAGGGCGTCCGGCTATTCTGGTGCCATTTCCGGCGGCTGCGGAAGATCATCAGACCAAAAACGCAATGGCGTTGGTAGAGCGCAGCGCGGCTTTGCTGGTGCGCGATCAGGAGGCCCGGCAACAGCTAATTACAACAACACTGGATTTGTTTGCTAATCCGGCCCGGCAGCAACAGTTGCGTACCGAAATCAAAACGCTGGCCCGTCCGAACGCAGCGCGGGAAATTGCGGAAGAAGTGCGAAAACTCGCTGGGATGTAA
- a CDS encoding FtsW/RodA/SpoVE family cell cycle protein, with product MVLRDWIRNNLKGDRQIWWIVLYLSIMSILVVYSATGTKAFRELDGNTEIFLLKHGSLLLIGLACTYFAHRVNYIYYARLAKFGLWLSVPLLLWAFFKGTSLNDASRWVTIPIINQTFQPSDLAKLALISSLAAMLAKRQKFMSDPTVLFNMILWIGIICSLIILSNTSTAIMLAATCFLLLYIGRVPVRYLAYMIAVCVVFGGFALVLGQRFGTATNRIKSFMDADTIVYQVEQSYIALANGGLTGQGPGNSHQRNTLPNPFSDFIYAIIVEEYGLILGGIPVVLAYLWFLWRGMKTLQKSSRPFGGLLSAGLTFSIVFQAFASMCVAIGLAPVTGQPLPLLSMGGTSLIFTGLAIGIILSVSREEADESKI from the coding sequence ATGGTTCTACGCGACTGGATACGCAACAACTTGAAAGGCGACCGCCAAATCTGGTGGATCGTGCTGTATTTGTCGATTATGAGTATTTTGGTGGTGTACAGTGCCACCGGTACGAAAGCGTTTCGTGAACTTGACGGCAACACGGAGATTTTTCTGCTCAAACACGGGTCGCTGCTGCTGATCGGGCTGGCCTGCACCTACTTCGCCCATCGGGTCAATTACATCTATTACGCCCGGCTGGCGAAGTTTGGCCTTTGGTTGTCGGTGCCGCTGTTGCTGTGGGCGTTTTTCAAAGGAACCAGCCTCAACGATGCGTCGCGGTGGGTAACGATTCCGATTATCAACCAGACGTTTCAGCCGTCGGATTTGGCGAAACTGGCCCTGATTTCGAGTCTCGCGGCTATGCTTGCCAAGCGGCAGAAGTTCATGAGCGACCCTACGGTTCTCTTCAACATGATTCTGTGGATTGGCATCATCTGCTCGCTCATTATTCTGTCGAACACGTCAACGGCTATAATGCTGGCGGCAACCTGTTTTCTGCTGCTCTACATTGGCCGGGTGCCGGTTCGTTATCTGGCTTACATGATTGCTGTCTGCGTAGTGTTCGGCGGTTTCGCGCTGGTGCTGGGGCAACGTTTCGGCACAGCTACCAACCGGATCAAAAGCTTTATGGACGCCGATACCATTGTGTATCAGGTCGAGCAGTCGTACATCGCCTTAGCCAATGGTGGGCTAACGGGGCAGGGGCCGGGCAATAGCCATCAGCGAAATACGCTGCCCAACCCATTTTCCGACTTTATCTATGCTATCATTGTTGAAGAATACGGGCTTATTCTGGGTGGTATTCCGGTTGTACTGGCCTATTTGTGGTTTCTTTGGCGAGGCATGAAAACACTCCAGAAATCATCCCGACCATTCGGCGGTTTGCTCTCGGCGGGGTTAACGTTCAGCATTGTATTTCAGGCGTTTGCGAGTATGTGCGTTGCCATTGGTCTGGCTCCCGTTACGGGGCAACCGCTGCCGTTGCTCAGCATGGGCGGCACGTCGCTGATTTTCACAGGCTTAGCCATTGGTATTATTCTGAGCGTGAGCCGAGAAGAAGCCGACGAAAGTAAGATTTGA
- the murD gene encoding UDP-N-acetylmuramoyl-L-alanine--D-glutamate ligase has translation MKIAVLGGGESGVGAALLAQAKGFDVFLSDKGQLTDSYRNTLQKAGIPFEESQHTESQILDADEVIKSPGIPGNVPLIQKLRAQGTPIISEIEFAARYTRAKLIGITGSNGKTTTTLLTYHLLKTAGLNVGLAGNIGDSFAQQVITDAFDYYVLEISSFQLDDMYDTLLDVRMILNITPDHLDRYDYVFQNYVDSKFRIIQTARPSDAFIYFQENQPILDELVKRNPVVHRLPISLVSPVSEGGYLQNGELVATYNGHTFRMPQDETTLRGPHNAINSLAAALAAQAIGVSGEAIAEGLRTFQNAAHRMEPAGTVNGVRFINDSKATNVDSVFYALSSMDAPTIWMAGGLDKGNDYSQVDELVRRHVKALICLGADNRKLVEHFGDIVPLIYETQDVRDAVAKALDWGQPGDVALLSPACASFDLFKNYEDRGNQFKEAVKKLVKSEE, from the coding sequence ATGAAAATTGCAGTTCTGGGTGGGGGTGAAAGTGGAGTTGGAGCCGCGCTGCTGGCGCAGGCCAAAGGCTTCGATGTGTTCTTGTCAGATAAAGGACAACTGACTGATTCGTACCGGAATACGCTTCAGAAGGCTGGTATACCGTTTGAAGAAAGCCAGCATACGGAAAGCCAGATTCTCGATGCTGATGAGGTAATTAAAAGTCCGGGCATACCCGGAAACGTGCCCCTCATCCAAAAACTTCGGGCGCAGGGTACGCCGATAATTTCTGAAATCGAGTTTGCAGCCCGCTATACCCGCGCCAAACTCATCGGTATTACGGGTAGTAATGGCAAAACAACCACCACGCTGCTGACGTATCATCTGCTGAAAACTGCTGGCCTGAACGTGGGGCTGGCCGGTAATATCGGCGATAGTTTCGCCCAGCAGGTCATTACCGATGCATTTGATTATTACGTGCTGGAAATCAGTAGTTTTCAGTTAGATGATATGTATGATACGCTGCTCGACGTGCGCATGATTCTGAACATCACGCCCGACCACCTCGACCGCTACGACTACGTTTTTCAGAACTACGTCGATTCAAAGTTTCGAATAATACAGACGGCCCGGCCTTCAGACGCATTCATCTACTTTCAGGAAAATCAGCCGATTCTGGACGAACTGGTCAAGCGAAATCCAGTAGTTCATCGTCTGCCGATTTCATTGGTATCACCCGTATCGGAAGGCGGCTATTTGCAAAACGGCGAATTAGTGGCAACGTATAACGGCCATACGTTTCGGATGCCACAGGATGAAACCACGCTGCGCGGCCCACACAATGCCATTAACTCGCTGGCGGCTGCGCTCGCGGCTCAGGCCATAGGCGTATCGGGCGAAGCTATTGCCGAAGGACTGCGGACGTTTCAGAACGCGGCTCATCGTATGGAACCTGCCGGTACTGTCAACGGCGTCAGGTTTATCAACGACTCGAAAGCCACGAACGTCGATTCCGTATTTTACGCCCTGTCGAGCATGGACGCGCCAACGATCTGGATGGCAGGCGGTCTGGACAAAGGCAATGACTATAGTCAGGTAGACGAACTGGTTCGTCGGCATGTGAAAGCATTAATTTGCCTTGGTGCCGATAATCGTAAATTGGTTGAACATTTCGGCGATATAGTGCCGCTGATTTATGAAACTCAGGACGTGCGCGACGCCGTAGCCAAAGCCCTCGATTGGGGTCAGCCCGGCGATGTGGCATTGCTCTCGCCCGCCTGCGCCAGTTTCGACTTATTTAAAAACTACGAAGACCGAGGCAATCAATTTAAGGAAGCAGTTAAAAAATTAGTGAAAAGTGAAGAGTGA
- the mscL gene encoding large-conductance mechanosensitive channel protein MscL: MLQEFKTFIAQGNVLDLAVGVVIGAAFGKITTSLVEDILNPILGLVLGGVDFSQLKLVLKEAVGTTPEVAIRYGNFLNVLIQFLAIAWVIFLIVKAANRMKMSSSLAPKE; the protein is encoded by the coding sequence ATGCTACAGGAATTTAAAACATTTATTGCCCAGGGTAACGTACTTGATCTGGCTGTCGGGGTTGTCATCGGCGCAGCCTTCGGAAAAATCACCACCTCGCTTGTCGAAGACATCTTGAATCCAATACTTGGCCTGGTGCTGGGTGGCGTCGATTTTAGCCAACTGAAATTAGTATTGAAAGAAGCCGTCGGAACGACCCCTGAAGTTGCCATCCGCTACGGAAATTTCCTGAACGTGCTGATTCAGTTCCTGGCTATTGCGTGGGTAATTTTCCTGATCGTGAAAGCCGCCAATCGAATGAAAATGTCCAGCTCACTGGCTCCGAAAGAGTAG
- a CDS encoding DUF3078 domain-containing protein produces the protein MKKCLCFLMLLGLYSRAMAQDSTQVTTNFKDTVAVKPDTSYWQKSFSGGVNFNQASFSNWTGGGENSVALGAVVAARALYEKGKISWDNTADLQLGFVTQGSESRKAADQILINSVYGYKVAPKWDLFGSATFTSFFAPGYRYTGLAANETRFKISNFMAPGMLTFAWGAAYKPNDWFAIRFSPFAPRFTFLSDQGVRFREVNGVPVRDPNATVYGVEPGRSLRTEWLALQLQAALTRNLSENVSINAKYLMYANYQTLNAIDHRLDVILTAKINRYFSTTLSIIALFDKDFSESWQFQQTLGIGLVYNVSTFRKTDKK, from the coding sequence ATGAAAAAATGTTTATGTTTTCTGATGTTATTGGGACTGTATAGTCGTGCAATGGCCCAGGATTCTACGCAGGTAACGACCAATTTTAAAGACACCGTTGCCGTAAAACCAGATACGTCGTACTGGCAGAAGTCATTCAGTGGTGGTGTCAACTTCAATCAGGCATCATTCAGCAACTGGACGGGCGGGGGCGAAAATTCTGTAGCACTGGGAGCGGTTGTAGCGGCTCGTGCTTTGTATGAAAAAGGTAAGATATCGTGGGATAATACCGCCGATCTGCAATTGGGATTTGTGACGCAGGGTAGCGAATCACGTAAAGCCGCCGATCAAATTCTGATAAATTCGGTGTACGGCTATAAAGTAGCACCGAAATGGGATTTGTTCGGGTCAGCAACGTTTACCTCGTTTTTTGCGCCAGGGTATCGGTACACGGGTTTAGCGGCTAACGAAACGCGGTTTAAAATCTCGAATTTCATGGCACCCGGTATGCTGACGTTCGCCTGGGGGGCTGCCTACAAACCTAACGACTGGTTTGCCATTCGGTTTAGCCCGTTTGCTCCGCGTTTTACATTTCTGAGCGATCAGGGTGTTCGGTTTCGCGAAGTCAATGGCGTTCCCGTCCGCGACCCCAACGCTACGGTCTATGGGGTTGAGCCGGGCAGAAGCCTCCGCACCGAATGGCTGGCCCTGCAACTACAGGCTGCGCTGACCCGAAACCTGAGCGAAAATGTGAGCATTAATGCCAAGTATCTGATGTATGCCAACTACCAGACGCTGAATGCCATTGACCACCGGCTCGATGTTATTCTGACGGCGAAAATCAACCGATATTTCAGTACAACGCTGAGTATTATCGCGCTCTTCGATAAAGATTTCTCAGAATCGTGGCAGTTTCAACAAACGCTGGGCATCGGATTAGTCTACAATGTGAGTACATTCCGCAAGACGGATAAAAAATAA
- a CDS encoding mechanosensitive ion channel family protein: MKQLPNLTQVLINTFQTLIDQFVEFVPRILGAILIMLIGVLVARLVALVVGRVLSRVGFDKIGDRLNEISVIKQLNTVIKLSDIVAKVIYYFILLVFITAATETLGVAAITDMVTSLVNFIPKLVAAAIMLQVGVLLADALRGTVVTLCESFKIASARLLGMVVFVFFLVITLISALGQAGINTNLLESSFNLIIGGVVLAFAGGYGLASRDVMANILSSFYSKNKFKEGQTIQIDDVKGEIIKMDNTSLTIQTGKTTTIFPLQTLQKNKIEIFD; encoded by the coding sequence ATGAAACAACTCCCCAATCTCACCCAAGTCTTAATCAATACTTTTCAAACCCTAATCGATCAGTTTGTTGAGTTTGTTCCGCGCATTCTCGGAGCCATTCTCATCATGCTCATCGGTGTATTAGTTGCCCGATTGGTTGCATTAGTAGTGGGCCGCGTGCTGAGCCGGGTAGGCTTTGATAAAATCGGCGACCGGCTAAATGAGATTAGTGTTATCAAGCAACTCAACACGGTTATCAAACTGAGCGATATTGTTGCAAAGGTTATTTACTATTTTATTCTATTGGTGTTTATCACAGCCGCAACCGAAACGCTGGGGGTAGCTGCAATAACTGACATGGTTACGTCGCTGGTTAATTTCATTCCGAAATTAGTAGCGGCTGCCATTATGCTGCAAGTGGGTGTGTTGCTGGCCGATGCCCTTCGCGGAACCGTTGTTACGCTCTGCGAATCATTTAAGATTGCTTCGGCCCGGCTGCTGGGTATGGTGGTATTCGTTTTCTTTCTGGTTATTACGCTCATCAGCGCACTTGGTCAGGCAGGCATTAACACAAACCTGCTCGAATCAAGCTTTAATCTGATTATTGGTGGGGTTGTACTGGCCTTTGCCGGTGGATACGGACTGGCTTCACGCGATGTAATGGCAAATATTCTGTCGTCGTTTTACTCGAAAAATAAATTTAAAGAAGGGCAAACGATACAGATTGATGACGTTAAAGGAGAAATTATAAAAATGGATAACACGTCATTAACGATTCAAACGGGAAAAACTACAACTATTTTCCCGCTACAGACATTACAAAAAAATAAGATTGAGATTTTTGATTAA
- a CDS encoding RNA polymerase sigma factor produces MKDYSDEDLVRLYVETQQNKYFERLYERYCDKVYRKCLSFTKDPMRAEDLAHDVFLKVVIKLGSFREQARFSTWLYSITYNHCTDQIRASGQRREVYVDEGWEHMEDVSDSDDLAEMAEYEAQQLQRAMYQLPPDEQMMLLMKYQDDISIREIADVNGLTESAVKMRLKRSRDKLRKYYLEGAVFWLLMAFKAAMSMLGRFAER; encoded by the coding sequence ATGAAAGATTATTCGGACGAGGATTTGGTTCGCTTATACGTTGAGACGCAGCAGAATAAATATTTTGAGCGACTATATGAACGTTACTGCGATAAAGTATACCGAAAGTGCCTTTCGTTTACTAAAGATCCTATGCGGGCCGAAGATCTGGCTCACGACGTTTTTTTAAAGGTGGTCATCAAATTAGGTAGCTTTCGTGAACAGGCCCGTTTTTCGACCTGGTTGTATTCAATTACGTATAATCATTGTACAGATCAGATTCGGGCATCTGGCCAACGCCGGGAGGTATATGTCGATGAGGGTTGGGAGCATATGGAGGATGTTAGCGACAGCGATGATTTGGCTGAAATGGCTGAATATGAAGCACAACAATTGCAACGAGCCATGTATCAGCTACCGCCCGATGAGCAGATGATGTTGTTGATGAAGTATCAGGATGATATCAGTATTCGTGAAATCGCCGACGTAAATGGGTTAACCGAAAGCGCGGTGAAAATGCGGCTGAAACGTTCACGCGATAAGTTGCGCAAATACTACCTCGAAGGAGCAGTTTTCTGGCTGTTAATGGCCTTCAAAGCCGCGATGTCGATGCTGGGCCGTTTCGCTGAACGATAA
- a CDS encoding beta-L-arabinofuranosidase domain-containing protein translates to MHPIFMKPINQLLSNCLLACLPLLPLTGLAQPTLVPPVYEKIPAGQIRAEGWLKTQLNRQISGLSGHLDEIWDDVGTNSAWLGGTGEAWERGPYYLRGIQSLAYVTQHPAMLAKTNRWIEAILKSQRADGYFGPQKDEDWWPRWLVAQIMISHYETTGDARVIPFLQQYYAFEAGHLKAKPLKSWAMARGGEDISSILWLYRKTKQPELLALARLVESQTNPWVSFFEKTGPVDQRTDIDTTRWLDDSPIHGVNIAHGLKFPALAYQLSGGRASDKQAFYTGLNNLKKYHWQVWGVPVGDEKVRAMGCSKGSETCQTVEFMHSMEYNLRVFGDAALGDVLERAAYNALPAFFDPQFETHPYYILPNSVSATVQPRPFPNPHNGDVLTYGVISGYPCCTVNMHMGYPLLTEHLWLKTADGNGLIAAVYAPSVLTTRLANGQAITIREETDYPFSDQITLVLQPARPMAFPLQLRIPGWCKNAEVRVNGKPAGHPSPDTFLTLNQTWKPGDRVTLRLPMTPQITRWQNNALSVERGPLVYALAVKEDWKPFTSMHTPKPTPNGWYSYEIRASSPWNYGLVLGSDATKAFKFAGKPIGAGQLPWDPDFCPVRLTANGRRILNWKPNNFGLTDPLPQSPVASTEPVETVTLLPVGATRLRIAEIPEVANQ, encoded by the coding sequence ATGCATCCAATTTTCATGAAACCCATAAACCAGCTTTTGTCAAACTGTCTGCTGGCCTGCCTGCCTTTGCTGCCGCTGACCGGGCTGGCCCAACCAACTCTTGTACCGCCCGTTTATGAAAAAATTCCTGCGGGGCAGATTCGGGCCGAAGGTTGGCTCAAAACGCAACTCAACCGCCAGATTTCGGGCTTGTCGGGGCATTTAGACGAGATTTGGGACGACGTTGGCACTAATTCGGCCTGGCTCGGCGGCACCGGCGAAGCCTGGGAGCGGGGGCCGTACTACCTGCGTGGTATTCAGTCACTGGCCTACGTAACGCAACACCCGGCCATGCTTGCCAAAACTAATCGGTGGATCGAAGCGATTCTGAAAAGCCAGCGAGCCGATGGTTATTTTGGGCCACAGAAAGACGAGGACTGGTGGCCGCGCTGGTTAGTAGCGCAGATCATGATTTCGCACTACGAGACCACCGGCGATGCCCGCGTGATTCCGTTCCTGCAACAGTACTACGCTTTCGAGGCCGGGCACCTGAAAGCTAAACCGCTGAAAAGCTGGGCGATGGCGCGGGGGGGCGAAGACATCAGCAGTATCCTGTGGCTTTACCGCAAAACCAAACAGCCCGAACTACTCGCTCTGGCCCGGCTGGTCGAAAGCCAGACAAACCCCTGGGTGTCGTTCTTTGAGAAAACCGGCCCTGTCGATCAACGAACCGACATCGACACGACCCGCTGGCTCGACGATAGCCCGATTCACGGCGTCAATATCGCGCATGGACTGAAGTTCCCGGCCTTAGCGTATCAGTTATCGGGTGGGCGAGCGAGCGACAAACAGGCGTTTTACACAGGGCTGAACAATCTGAAAAAATACCACTGGCAGGTATGGGGCGTTCCCGTCGGCGACGAGAAAGTGCGGGCAATGGGCTGCTCGAAAGGCTCCGAAACCTGTCAGACCGTCGAGTTTATGCACTCGATGGAGTATAACCTGCGCGTCTTCGGCGATGCTGCACTGGGCGACGTACTTGAACGGGCCGCCTATAACGCGCTGCCTGCCTTTTTCGACCCGCAGTTTGAGACGCATCCGTACTATATCCTGCCCAATTCGGTGTCAGCTACGGTGCAACCGCGTCCATTCCCGAACCCCCACAACGGCGACGTACTGACCTACGGCGTGATTTCAGGTTACCCCTGCTGTACGGTCAATATGCACATGGGCTACCCACTGCTGACCGAACACCTATGGCTGAAAACAGCGGATGGCAACGGCCTCATCGCTGCTGTGTACGCCCCTTCGGTGTTGACTACCAGACTCGCTAACGGTCAGGCCATCACGATTCGGGAAGAAACAGATTATCCATTCTCCGACCAGATTACACTGGTATTGCAACCAGCCCGGCCAATGGCGTTTCCGTTGCAATTGCGAATTCCGGGCTGGTGCAAAAACGCCGAAGTGCGAGTCAACGGTAAACCAGCCGGACACCCCAGCCCCGACACGTTTTTAACCCTCAACCAGACCTGGAAACCCGGCGACCGCGTGACGCTGCGCCTGCCGATGACTCCGCAGATAACGCGCTGGCAAAACAACGCGCTGTCGGTGGAACGGGGGCCGCTTGTTTACGCACTCGCCGTGAAGGAAGACTGGAAGCCCTTTACGAGTATGCACACCCCCAAACCGACTCCGAACGGCTGGTATTCCTACGAAATCCGGGCGTCATCGCCCTGGAACTACGGCTTAGTGTTGGGCAGCGACGCGACGAAAGCCTTCAAGTTTGCGGGCAAACCCATCGGGGCCGGGCAATTGCCCTGGGACCCGGACTTCTGCCCCGTCCGGCTCACCGCCAACGGTCGGCGAATCCTGAACTGGAAACCCAATAACTTCGGCCTGACCGACCCGCTGCCCCAAAGTCCAGTTGCTTCGACGGAGCCGGTTGAGACTGTGACGTTGCTGCCCGTTGGAGCCACCCGCCTGCGGATTGCCGAAATCCCGGAGGTCGCCAATCAATAA